The Tursiops truncatus isolate mTurTru1 chromosome 9, mTurTru1.mat.Y, whole genome shotgun sequence DNA segment CCAAAGCAAATAAAGACCAAGCTCTAAGGCATTTAGCTGTAAATTATTTACAGTAACCATCAGATTGCATCAAGGTAATTACTATACTTAAGCAGGACATTGCAGTGGCCGGGGGTGTGTGGCATAAAATTAGTCTGAGCAGCAATTTCATGGCTTTGGCTAAATCAGAAGTTTCCTCCTGACTCGTCCTGCTATGTGACAACAAGCAATTTTGAAGGACATGTTAACCTAGAGTCAGTGGGGCCTGGAGagttccaaactttttttttttcattcccaaAGAAGTAGATTGAACAACAACATAATTTCCAGAAAGATTCTTTTAAATGGTCTCTTGGTTTTGCTCTACCTAGATCAGCATTGTctaacagaacttttttttttctttttgcggtacgcgggcctctcactgttgtggcctctcccgttgcggagcacaggctccggacgcgcaggctcagcggccatggctcacgggcccagccgctccgcggcatgtgggatcttcccggaccggggcacgaatccgtgtcccctgcatcggcaggcggactcccaaccactgcgccagcagggaagcccataacAGAACTCCTTTGATGATGGAAGTGTTCCGTTATCTATGCTGTGCTTCCAATATGAtggccactagtcacatgtggtgATTGAGCACTTGGCGTGTGGCTGATATGACCAAGTAgctgcatttttcatttaattttagtaAACTTAAACAGCCACAATGGTTAGTGGTCACCGTGTTGAACAGAGACCGAGACCATCTACcttctgttttttgcttttgtttttaatttttggccacaccccatggcatgtgggatcttagttccctgaccagggatcaaacccgcaccccctgcattggaaggcagagtcttaaccactggaccaccagggaagtccaatcaTCTACCTTCTTATCCTCAGGGATGAGAGGGAACGTGGGCCATGGTTTTCTCCCTTGGGGATCCTTATGTTCCTCTCCataacccctccccaccccccaaactctGATATATCTGCTAAAGTGCTTTTTATCACTGTGCTCCTTGCTTATTAATCAAGGGACAATTCTAAGTGCTGCATGTTCTAGAAACCTCTCAACTTGCTTGTAGcatgtttaattaattttttattaaaccCTCTCTCTGAGTAATAACATCATAATCATCATAAATAAAGAATCAAGGTCAGACTTCAATGTTTACTAGTTCAAGTTTTTGAAGGAAATTGAAGCTAGTTACGAAAAGACATTCCAGATTTTTAAGTGATTGTGTTTATACTAGAAAAACAGTTTATAGATGTACCTATCTGCATGGAAAGCAGCTAAAAGAAAGTGTTTAGAGGCCCTTGGTGATGGAAGGGACATGAGATATGAAGATAAGGCATCTCTGAATGGGACTCGGGAGTGATAGGAAAAGGGGAGTGTGTGAGTTTGCTAGccaacaaaataccacagcctgggtggctgaaacaacagaaacttcTTTTCTCACCGTTCTGGCGGCTCCGGGTATCACCGGGTTTGTTTTCTcctgaggcccctctccttggcttatagatggtcCCCTCTGTGCTGGGTCCTCATGTGGTCTTTGCTCTATGAGTTCACATACCTGGTGTCTCTTCcccttcttacaaggacaccagtcatattggattcatttaaccatttaaccttaattgcctTTTTAAAGCCCTATTTCCATAAAATGGGTTAGGACTCCAACCTACGAACCTGGGGGACACAGTGCAGGCTATGACAGAGGGTTAGCTTTGTTGCATGAAATTTCAATGTACCTCTACTGGAACTTCTATAACACTTTCATAATACTCACTACTGATTCGAAAAAAGATTGCAAACTCTATGCCTGAGAATGGCTTCTCCTAGTGCCTGAGACtatcttctgtcttttcttccaGAAGCCAGCGGCAGCAGCAACTCAACCTTGACTGTCCACCATCCAGGCCTTGAGACCCTGGAGCAGTGCCCCAGTAAGCCTCTCCTGGCAACCTCCCTAACCCCAGGGCTCACCCTGGAGCGGGGAGGGACACTTAAGCCTCCTTGCTTTCTGCCCGTTGGCATCGGGTGGCTGAGCGCCTTCCTGGCCCTCCTGTGCACCGGTGTGGTTTGCTCACAGCCCCAGAACTGTCTGCAGAGCACGTCTAAAAAGCTCTCTTGGGCTTGGTCCCCATCTAAGCTCACACTCTTTGGTGCAGGTGGCTTTAATGGCCCATCCCCAGGACAGCAGTCGAAACCCCGCTGACTGCAAATGTTTATAGAAATTTGGAAGTGGAAAGACCCTAGACATCAGCCAGTCCAACTTATGCCCAAGGCAGGAGCTTCATTTTGGTACCCTTTGCATATTTGTGTTCATCCTCTATTTGAAGACTTCCAGTGGCAAGGAGCCTACTGCTTCATAAAGCAACCACTGCTATGCGCGTCTAATTAACAGGAAGTTTGCCTTATTCGAAGTTTGCCTCCTTGATTCTGCCTTCATTGGATGACCAGATGTGTTTACTTCTGAGCACTTACAAAGGAGGGTAATAGGCAATAACATGTAGAGGTTATGAACATGACTTTGGACTCCTACAggcttgggtttgaattctagtTCTGCCATCTCGTGACCTTGCGCAGGTgacagcctcagtttcttcatgtcaAACAGCAGGAATAACTGTGCCTATCACtctgtgaggaataaataaggTAATGTGTGTAGAGCACTTAGCCTAGTACACGGCGTACTTTAGTAAATGGTGGCTCTTCTATTATTACTGGTCTCAATGTTATGAATATTAGAGAAGAGctcgggggaggggaggctggtgtGACGCTGTCATTCCCGCTCTCTCTTCCCACCAGATGTCGACTTCTGCCCACAAGCAGCCCGGTGTTGCCACACCGGAGTGGATGAATACGGCTGGATCGCGGCTGCCGTTGGTTGGAGTCTCTTGTTTCTCACCCTCATCCTGCTCTGTGTGGACAAACTGATGAAGCTGACTCCAGATGAGCCCAAGGACTTGCAAGCATGAGACTTAGAATCTCTGTCCCAAGAATGTCAATCACCACCAAGTTGTAGGTAATAGCAGGCAGGGATAGCGCTAATGTGATTTCCATTACTTTAAAGTCTTTtaatccttttttgtttgtttttgcttttgtttctgtttttgttttggccgtgcagtgcggcttgtgggatcttagttccccaacgaagGACCAAactcaggcccttggcagtgaaattcggagtcctaaccactggacctccaaggaatTCCCAAAGTCTTTTCACCCTTAAACTTCAgttaattttaaaagggaaagaaggaggaaatggggGTCCAAGGAAGACAAGATCAGTGCTGCTGCCGTCACACCTAATTTCAAAAAGCACTTGGGCCCTTTATAATCTGATATCTCCCTGATCACCTCCTTTCTCAAGATGGCCCCCATGAAAATTGCTTGTGGTTTAACCATCGCCTTCTTCTGGCTTCCAAGGGTGTGGTACACGAGAAACATAAGCTTCAGTCTTTTAGTCAACACATTCAAAACAGAACTCAGAACCTTCTCACCAAAAACAAGGTGTTGTCCTTTGTCCCATACTTCAGTCAAGGGCGTCACTGTCGTTTCAAAATGTGAAATTCACCTTGGACACCCCAGCTTCCTCACGCCCACGTCCGATGCTTCTCCAGCTCTTGTTCTTTCTGTGATGCATCTCCCATGGCTGTCCTAGCCATTCTCCCTGCCGGCACCCTAGTCCTGGTCTTCACTACACCGTCTGACCATCATGTCaggaatatttcatttcattctcactgCTTCAGGATCTGCACCCCCAGCTTGTCACTCCCCTCATCCCAATGTCTTCCACTTCTCTGCTGTCATTCCCTCTTTTGGGTGGCTacttccacctccacctccagaaGGAAGGCCGTTCCTCCAAGTCCAGCTCTAATGCTTGCTCTGCCGGCAGCCTTCTCTGCTCGTCTTTGGGAGACCAGAAGCTGGTGGTCTTAGGGCATTTCCGTGCTGCCCTGAGCACAGCCATTGTGAATGGGCCTCTTCACACTCTGGGGCATAATGTTTTCCAGTGAACGGATGAATGAGCCAATGAATAAGTTCTTGCCCTAGATGAATTTAAGATCATCGCTCTGCATTCAGAACCACTGTTTTTCTATAGACGGTTGACACAACTGACCTCTACTTAGTTCCTGCTGGCTCAGGGAATCCCTCAGGACCAGGGTGTCCCCCATCACTGTGCACTCTTCCAGTGGGAGTCAGGAGGAAAGGAGGGTGGGTtcatgagaaggaagaaaggacagtGACTCTTTCTTTATGAAAACATGTCTGCCCTTTGAGAGCAAATATGTGTTTCGAATGGATAAACTCTAAATAatcataatacagaaaaaaaagaaaagtcagaggCCTCTGAAATAGGAAGAAACATTTTCTAGAGGTGGCAAATGACCCCAAGCCGACCGATTGCTCTTTCAGAAAGTCTGAATAAATTTCCCTGCCAATAAGAACTAAAGGATCGCCTGGCACATTTTGCTATCTTCTGAAGAGCCAGATGGTTTCAGAATCTCAGTTGTTTAATCAGTGAAACGGGATGGATTTATTGTTCCTAAGGGTTAATCATGTAGACACAAGTGTCTATGTAAGCCCCGAGCGATGTCATGGACATACACGTGGATGTGTGTTCCacttttttagaaattgaaagaaagagTTTCCACAATACATGAATGGTTTAATTCGTTCGAGATGAAAAGATTCAGTGTGGAGCTCACTTGGATTTAATATCTgtgaacatttttgaaataaatcagTGGGCAATAGTGATAAGAGCACGGGCtcacaaaagcaaaaaagaaagaaagaaaggaaattaagattTATTTCTAACGAATGTGAATAATAGAATTGACTCATGTTGCCTTGGTGAGCTTCAATTTTCTAAGTGGAAAATGTAAGAACTGGACCGAATACACGGTTGCAAACTAGGTTCCAAAAGCTCAGGGAGCTATTCAAGGTGCTTCATGAAAGTGGGTGTGCATGAGGCCCTTCCTTGCAACCAGAGCAGCAGGGCTCTAATCTGTTTTACACGTTTGTGGACCTCTGTGGCAAGACTGCATTTGCTGCCTTAAGGAACGCACAGTCAGAGCACCAGGTGGCACCTGGGACAACGTGTAGATTCTCTGACTACACTG contains these protein-coding regions:
- the TMEM213 gene encoding transmembrane protein 213, whose amino-acid sequence is MAGGPQLASAGTVITEASLLSMKHLNSAPWAALVLSLAFASFHPACLAEASGSSNSTLTVHHPGLETLEQCPNVDFCPQAARCCHTGVDEYGWIAAAVGWSLLFLTLILLCVDKLMKLTPDEPKDLQA